From a single Bryobacter aggregatus MPL3 genomic region:
- a CDS encoding Mur ligase family protein: MFDFLPKPLQHLPRYLLITAAAIWRRLMFRTTFIAISGSVGKTTAKEAIADVLATRYRTVRTAGSDNHFSGLSFSLFRVRPWHHYAVLEIGLDRPGQMKMLARVAKPDIAVWTNVARTHMMHFKTLETIAEEKADLIRSLRPGGVAILNRDNPYIASYPVPDGLKTIYYGTGEEAEFRGHQAESHWPDRLRFRLSHGSEEHLIQTRFLGTHWLPSLLPAFAIAKLTGIAIDEAAAAISSMEPSPARLSVASAPNGAIFLRDERNGSVDTLQVALDVLEAAQAERKIIVFSDVSDSKGKPKKRIADLGKIAARIAHAAVFIGDHSQAGVEAAIAAGMPVEQAWSFYTVEDAAIHLQHEARAGDFILLRGRNSDHLSRIYLATRGEVKCWRESCHKSILCDECPELRNPKPVS; encoded by the coding sequence ATGTTTGATTTCCTCCCCAAACCCCTGCAACATCTTCCTCGTTATCTCCTCATCACAGCAGCCGCCATTTGGCGGCGATTGATGTTTCGCACGACTTTTATTGCCATTTCGGGCAGCGTGGGAAAGACGACAGCCAAAGAGGCGATCGCGGATGTGCTGGCTACGCGATACCGCACGGTGCGCACGGCCGGAAGCGACAATCATTTTTCAGGACTCAGCTTCTCGCTATTCCGCGTCCGTCCGTGGCATCATTATGCCGTCTTAGAGATTGGGCTCGATCGGCCGGGACAGATGAAGATGCTCGCTAGGGTCGCCAAGCCAGACATTGCCGTGTGGACCAACGTCGCCAGAACCCACATGATGCACTTCAAGACACTGGAGACGATAGCCGAAGAGAAAGCCGATCTCATACGCTCCTTACGGCCAGGAGGTGTCGCGATTCTCAATCGCGACAATCCATACATTGCCAGCTATCCGGTACCCGATGGCTTGAAGACGATCTACTATGGCACAGGCGAAGAGGCTGAATTCCGAGGCCATCAGGCGGAAAGCCATTGGCCAGACCGGCTGCGATTTCGACTCTCGCACGGGAGCGAAGAGCATCTCATTCAGACGCGCTTTCTCGGAACTCACTGGCTGCCAAGCCTGCTCCCCGCATTTGCGATTGCAAAGTTGACAGGGATTGCAATCGATGAGGCAGCGGCTGCAATTTCCAGCATGGAGCCGTCGCCAGCTCGATTGTCCGTGGCAAGCGCTCCCAATGGAGCCATCTTTCTGAGGGATGAACGGAATGGTTCGGTGGACACTCTCCAAGTGGCACTGGATGTGCTCGAGGCGGCACAGGCAGAGCGCAAAATCATTGTCTTCAGTGATGTGTCCGATTCGAAAGGCAAGCCCAAAAAGCGAATTGCGGATCTTGGGAAAATTGCAGCCCGGATCGCCCATGCAGCGGTCTTTATTGGGGATCATTCCCAGGCTGGCGTCGAGGCAGCCATCGCAGCAGGGATGCCCGTGGAACAAGCATGGAGCTTCTACACCGTAGAAGATGCCGCCATACATCTCCAACACGAGGCGAGAGCAGGCGACTTCATTCTGCTGCGGGGCCGCAACAGCGACCACCTCTCACGGATCTACCTCGCAACACGGGGCGAGGTGAAGTGCTGGAGAGAGTCCTGCCACAAGAGCATCCTCTGTGATGAGTGCCCTGAACTTCGCAATCCCAAGCCAGTTTCCTAG
- a CDS encoding Crp/Fnr family transcriptional regulator, whose product MKWRDSPAVEGQKLVAGTPAIILSLPPVAVVPGFSAPSFVGAGSPVLSKKNGAVAAYIEEGVVRVSAKANRNGFLLGYRSTGWLVGGVALTHAVAPVLTATTLSDCRIRTITLSAFAALDAVQREQLMKQVALNYALELDALVQREACFFSLSPVQRLALFLQQFLMSFGLSVDGAIWRLTFPIPQVELASYLRLSPEHTNRLLHRFRNENVITAAKWPILTIDAAALYRVATAVPADSIAV is encoded by the coding sequence ATGAAATGGCGAGATTCTCCGGCAGTTGAGGGCCAGAAACTAGTGGCCGGTACACCGGCTATTATTCTCTCCCTTCCTCCTGTTGCGGTAGTTCCTGGATTTAGCGCTCCCTCGTTTGTGGGAGCTGGCAGTCCGGTTCTCAGTAAAAAGAACGGAGCGGTTGCGGCCTATATTGAAGAAGGTGTGGTGCGGGTCAGTGCGAAGGCGAATCGGAATGGATTTCTACTGGGCTACCGCTCCACAGGTTGGCTGGTTGGTGGCGTTGCACTGACACATGCCGTAGCGCCGGTTCTGACTGCGACCACGCTGTCTGATTGCCGGATTCGAACCATTACCTTGAGTGCCTTTGCAGCCCTGGATGCGGTGCAGCGGGAGCAATTGATGAAACAGGTGGCGCTGAACTATGCCCTGGAGCTAGACGCTCTTGTGCAACGTGAAGCCTGCTTCTTCAGTCTCAGTCCAGTCCAGCGGCTGGCCCTTTTTCTGCAGCAGTTTTTGATGTCCTTCGGACTCTCGGTCGATGGCGCGATCTGGCGCCTGACCTTTCCGATCCCGCAGGTGGAACTCGCCAGCTATCTCCGCCTCTCGCCGGAACACACCAATCGGCTTCTCCACCGCTTCCGGAATGAAAATGTGATTACGGCAGCGAAATGGCCCATTCTGACCATTGACGCTGCGGCCTTGTATCGAGTGGCCACGGCAGTCCCCGCGGATTCAATCGCCGTTTAA